The following proteins are co-located in the Saccharomycodes ludwigii strain NBRC 1722 chromosome V, whole genome shotgun sequence genome:
- the SDH3 gene encoding succinate dehydrogenase cytochrome b subunit SDH3 (similar to Saccharomyces cerevisiae YKL141W | SDH3 | Succinate DeHydrogenase (paralog of YMR118C | SHH3)) yields the protein MFKFVGLNSTATKSVAMKRLTTVSTRRLFNTESTSTVQAQKLLEAQRGARPISPHLTIYQPQLTWYLSSVHRVSGVFMGFVFFGTTIAFGVSSLFNLGLNTEKLVKYYHEKIPAWFDYTVKGGFAYIFAFHFGNGIRHLIWDTGKAFTIPGIYKTGYAVLALTAVAGSYLFSLGV from the coding sequence atgTTTAAATTTGTTGGACTAAACTCTACTGCTACTAAATCAGTAGCTATGAAAAGATTAACCACTGTTTCTACTAgaagattatttaatacAGAATCTACATCCACTGTTCAAGCTCAAAAATTACTAGAGGCTCAACGTGGTGCCAGACCAATTTCCCCACATTTGACCATTTATCAACCACAATTAACATGGTATTTGTCTTCTGTTCATCGTGTTAGCGGTGTTTTTATGGGGTTTGTCTTTTTTGGTACCACAATTGCCTTTGGTGTTTCTTCATTATTCAATTTGGGCTTGAATACTGAAAAATTAgttaaatattatcatgAAAAAATCCCAGCCTGGTTTGACTACACTGTCAAGGGTGGGTTTGCTTATATATTTGCTTTCCATTTCGGTAATGGTATTAGACATCTGATTTGGGATACTGGTAAGGCTTTTACCATCCCTGGTATTTACAAAACAGGTTATGCCGTTTTGGCTTTGACTGCTGTAGCTGGTTCATACTTGTTTAGCTTGGGGGTTTAG